A stretch of the Streptomyces sp. NBC_01428 genome encodes the following:
- a CDS encoding chloride channel protein, producing the protein MSATPVGSPGTTPPDPFALVRSRKYAVLLVIAALLGIPISAAAFGFLALVSELQSLTYTDLPRGLGFDGTPSWWPIPLLALAGLLVALSIRYLPGEGGHKPAEGLVAKGAPSAAELPSVALAAVASLSAGVVLGPEAPLIALGGGLAVLSIRALKRDVQPNAIAVLGAAGSFAAVSTLLGSPLLGAFLLMEAAGIGGVMMGVVLVPGLLAAGVGALIFTGLGSWTGLGTYSLVIAHVPAAGRPDVAGFGWAVAIGVAAALLGAAIRRPALLLQAHVDRRRVPLTVLAGVLVGVVALVYAEWTGRAASGVMYSGQSALGPLLADQAGYTAGTLVILVVCKALAYSLSLGAFRGGPVFPSMFVGAAGGLAMAHLPGLDVTSGFAMGVGAMCVAMLKLPMTAVLLATLLLGTQGITVMPLVIVSVVVSYVLSLRLTPAPPPSPVPDAGPR; encoded by the coding sequence ATGTCGGCCACTCCCGTCGGATCGCCGGGCACGACACCACCGGATCCGTTCGCCCTGGTCCGCAGCCGCAAGTACGCGGTCCTGCTCGTCATCGCGGCGCTCCTCGGCATCCCGATCTCCGCCGCGGCCTTCGGGTTCCTCGCACTCGTCTCCGAGCTCCAGTCGCTCACCTACACCGATCTGCCGCGCGGCCTGGGCTTCGACGGGACCCCCTCGTGGTGGCCGATCCCGCTGCTCGCCCTGGCCGGACTCCTGGTGGCGCTGAGCATCCGCTACCTGCCGGGGGAGGGGGGACACAAACCGGCCGAGGGCCTCGTGGCCAAAGGAGCGCCTTCAGCGGCCGAACTTCCCTCGGTCGCACTCGCCGCGGTGGCGTCCTTGAGCGCCGGAGTGGTCCTCGGGCCCGAGGCGCCGCTCATCGCCCTCGGCGGTGGCCTGGCCGTGCTCTCGATCCGGGCCCTGAAACGAGACGTGCAGCCGAACGCGATCGCCGTGCTGGGCGCGGCGGGGAGTTTCGCGGCGGTGAGCACCTTGCTCGGCTCCCCCTTGCTCGGCGCGTTCCTCCTGATGGAGGCCGCGGGCATCGGCGGCGTGATGATGGGGGTCGTCCTGGTCCCCGGGCTGCTCGCGGCCGGGGTCGGCGCACTGATCTTCACCGGACTGGGGTCCTGGACAGGTCTGGGGACGTACTCCCTGGTCATCGCCCACGTGCCGGCGGCCGGCCGCCCCGACGTCGCCGGCTTCGGCTGGGCGGTCGCCATCGGCGTGGCCGCCGCCCTGCTCGGCGCCGCCATCCGCCGGCCCGCGCTCCTCCTGCAGGCCCACGTCGATCGCCGACGCGTTCCGCTCACCGTCCTGGCCGGCGTGCTGGTGGGCGTGGTGGCCTTGGTCTACGCGGAGTGGACCGGCAGGGCGGCGTCCGGAGTGATGTACTCCGGACAGAGCGCGCTGGGCCCGCTGCTGGCGGACCAGGCCGGCTACACGGCGGGCACCCTGGTGATCCTCGTGGTCTGCAAGGCGCTCGCCTACAGCCTCTCCCTCGGCGCCTTCCGCGGCGGACCGGTCTTCCCGTCCATGTTCGTGGGCGCCGCCGGCGGCCTGGCCATGGCCCATCTCCCCGGCCTGGACGTGACGTCCGGCTTCGCGATGGGCGTCGGAGCGATGTGCGTCGCGATGCTGAAACTGCCGATGACGGCCGTCCTCCTGGCCACGCTGCTGCTCGGCACGCAGGGCATCACCGTGATGCCGCTCGTGATCGTCTCGGTGGTGGTCTCCTACGTGCTGTCCCTGCGACTCACCCCGGCACCCCCGCCGTCACCGGTCCCGGACGCGGGACCCCGGTGA
- a CDS encoding oxygenase MpaB family protein — MEPDGRGDPGLFGPGSVTWQLHGDPMMWVAGIRALYLQALHPRAVRGVFQNSDFRRDAWGRLMRTAHFVGTTTYGTTAAAEKAGARVRGIHRRLTVTDPETGEPYRVDEPELLLWVHCAEIDSYLHVLRRSGFRLTDAQADRYVAENRVGARLVGLDPAGVPADQAELAAYFEKTLPELAAGTEARDVDDFLTRPPVHPLLVPARALLWRRVARLAYGALPPYAHALYGRPAPPPAAGTRSLRTTGTTLRLVPATLRWQLPPKHILSAVSRLGPGSRPAAYKVG, encoded by the coding sequence ATGGAGCCCGACGGACGCGGCGACCCCGGCCTCTTCGGACCCGGCTCGGTCACCTGGCAGCTGCACGGCGACCCCATGATGTGGGTCGCCGGGATCCGTGCGCTCTACCTCCAGGCGCTGCACCCCCGCGCCGTACGGGGCGTCTTCCAGAATTCGGACTTCCGGCGCGACGCCTGGGGCCGCCTGATGCGCACCGCCCACTTCGTCGGGACGACCACGTACGGCACGACCGCCGCAGCGGAGAAGGCCGGCGCCCGGGTGCGCGGGATCCATCGCAGGCTGACCGTCACCGACCCGGAGACCGGTGAGCCGTACCGGGTCGACGAGCCGGAGCTGCTGCTGTGGGTGCACTGCGCCGAGATCGACTCCTACCTCCATGTGCTGCGCCGCTCCGGATTCCGCCTCACGGACGCCCAGGCCGACCGGTACGTCGCGGAGAACCGCGTCGGAGCCCGCCTCGTCGGGCTCGACCCCGCAGGAGTCCCGGCGGACCAGGCAGAACTGGCCGCCTACTTCGAGAAGACGCTCCCCGAACTGGCCGCGGGCACGGAGGCCCGTGACGTGGACGACTTCCTCACGCGTCCCCCCGTCCACCCGCTGCTCGTGCCGGCGCGCGCCCTGCTGTGGCGGCGCGTGGCGCGGCTCGCGTACGGCGCGCTGCCGCCGTACGCCCACGCGCTGTACGGCCGGCCGGCCCCGCCGCCCGCCGCGGGCACCAGGAGCCTGCGCACCACGGGCACCACACTGCGCCTCGTTCCCGCGACGCTGCGCTGGCAACTCCCGCCCAAGCACATTCTCTCGGCCGTGTCACGGCTCGGCCCCGGCTCCCGCCCTGCCGCGTACAAAGTCGGCTGA
- a CDS encoding PadR family transcriptional regulator, producing the protein MALRHAVLAALLEGEASGYDLAKGFDASVANFWMATPQQLYRELDRMESDGLIEARLVRQERRPNKRVFSLTATGLDTLAAFTAAPARPTALRDELMVKVYALDEGDADAVRTAIAERLEGARAKLAHYDRIGDRLLDGRTEEAYLATAERVGPYLTLQGGRAFEQANIAWAEQALLVLEHRTPVPR; encoded by the coding sequence ATGGCATTGCGACACGCGGTACTGGCCGCGCTCCTGGAGGGTGAGGCGTCGGGGTACGACCTGGCCAAGGGATTCGACGCCTCGGTGGCCAACTTCTGGATGGCGACCCCGCAGCAGCTGTACCGCGAGCTGGACCGCATGGAGTCCGACGGGCTCATCGAGGCCCGGCTGGTGCGCCAGGAGCGCCGGCCCAACAAGCGGGTGTTCTCCCTGACCGCGACGGGCCTGGACACGCTGGCCGCCTTCACCGCGGCGCCCGCGCGGCCCACCGCCCTGCGCGACGAGCTGATGGTCAAGGTGTACGCCCTCGACGAGGGGGACGCCGACGCCGTACGGACGGCGATCGCCGAGCGGCTGGAGGGGGCCCGGGCCAAGCTGGCGCACTACGACCGGATCGGCGACCGCCTGCTCGACGGGCGGACCGAGGAGGCGTATCTGGCCACCGCCGAACGCGTCGGCCCGTACCTCACTCTCCAGGGGGGACGCGCCTTCGAGCAGGCGAACATCGCCTGGGCGGAACAGGCGCTGCTGGTCCTGGAACACCGCACGCCCGTGCCGCGGTAG
- a CDS encoding histidine phosphatase family protein, producing the protein MTSRVTLISAAISEALREARFDDGSPVDASGLRAAGAVADAGAVPAGDRLWVSPSVRCRQTAGALGLDDAVDVPELAGLEVGRWRGATLGEVSAAEPEAVARWLADPASAPHGGESVRAFCDRVAWCLERAAEQDGRIVAVVEPEVVRALLVRALGAPEAAFWRVDVAPLTATEFSGRAGRWNVRAGRPLEERA; encoded by the coding sequence ATGACGAGCCGAGTGACGCTGATCTCAGCGGCGATCAGTGAGGCGCTGCGCGAGGCCCGCTTCGACGACGGGAGTCCGGTGGACGCCTCGGGTCTGCGGGCGGCGGGAGCGGTGGCCGACGCGGGTGCCGTGCCGGCCGGGGACCGGCTGTGGGTCTCCCCCAGCGTGCGCTGCCGGCAGACCGCGGGGGCGCTCGGTCTCGACGACGCCGTCGACGTGCCGGAGCTGGCCGGGCTGGAGGTGGGCCGCTGGCGCGGGGCGACGCTGGGCGAGGTGAGCGCGGCGGAGCCGGAGGCGGTCGCGCGCTGGCTCGCGGATCCGGCGTCGGCGCCGCACGGCGGGGAGTCGGTGCGGGCGTTCTGCGACCGGGTGGCCTGGTGCCTGGAGCGGGCCGCCGAGCAGGACGGCAGGATCGTCGCGGTGGTGGAGCCGGAGGTCGTACGGGCCCTGTTGGTACGGGCGTTGGGCGCGCCGGAGGCGGCGTTCTGGCGAGTGGACGTGGCGCCGCTCACCGCCACGGAGTTCAGCGGGCGGGCCGGCCGCTGGAACGTCCGTGCGGGGCGCCCGCTGGAGGAACGGGCCTGA
- a CDS encoding nuclear transport factor 2 family protein — translation MNAFRKAVEAGDLAAVEELLADDVVFTSPVAFKPYPGKPITAAILRGVWRVFSDFRYVREIAGADGRDHALVFTAKVGDKEINGCDFLHFDEDGRIDELMVMVRPLSAAQALSAAMGAEFEQISREAAGA, via the coding sequence ATGAACGCGTTCCGCAAGGCCGTGGAGGCCGGGGACCTCGCCGCTGTCGAGGAGCTGCTGGCCGACGACGTCGTGTTCACCAGCCCCGTCGCCTTCAAGCCCTACCCGGGCAAGCCGATCACCGCGGCCATCCTCCGAGGCGTCTGGCGCGTCTTCAGCGACTTCCGCTACGTCCGGGAGATCGCCGGGGCCGACGGCCGTGACCACGCGCTCGTCTTCACCGCCAAGGTGGGCGACAAGGAGATCAACGGCTGCGACTTCCTGCACTTCGACGAGGACGGCCGGATCGACGAACTCATGGTCATGGTGCGGCCGTTGTCGGCGGCTCAGGCGCTCTCCGCCGCGATGGGCGCGGAGTTCGAGCAGATCTCACGGGAGGCGGCCGGCGCGTGA
- a CDS encoding acyl-CoA dehydrogenase family protein yields MHLEYTPEQQRLRTELRDYFAELVPDNAYARYGDPAAQKRFYRETVRRLGTDGWLGVGWPEEYGGRGLSPMEQFIFFDEAAQAGVPLPLMALNTVGPTIMQFGTDEQKAYFLPRILSGELDFAIGYSEPDAGTDLAALRTKAVREGDEETGHYTVDGQKIWTTNGDTADWVWLAVRTDPDAPPHKGITMLLVPTSDPGYSCTLINTLASHDTTASYYENIRVPATRRVGRENQGWRLITNQLNHERVTLAAHGTMAIRALHDVQRWAMETKLGDGRRVVDLPWVRRGLARTHTRLDAMKLMNWQMVNAVQHGTLTPQDASAVKVYGSEARRDAYAALMEIVAVPGVLKEGSAGAVLHGELERGYRSAVIFTFGGGNNEIQREIIAWIGLGMPRVRR; encoded by the coding sequence GTGCATCTCGAATACACGCCGGAGCAGCAGCGGTTGCGGACCGAACTGCGGGACTACTTCGCCGAACTGGTGCCGGACAACGCCTACGCGCGCTACGGCGATCCGGCGGCCCAGAAACGCTTCTACCGCGAGACCGTCCGGCGGCTCGGCACGGACGGCTGGCTGGGCGTCGGCTGGCCCGAGGAGTACGGCGGGCGCGGCCTGAGCCCGATGGAACAGTTCATCTTCTTCGACGAGGCCGCCCAGGCGGGCGTACCGCTGCCGCTGATGGCCCTGAACACCGTCGGACCCACGATCATGCAGTTCGGCACCGACGAGCAGAAGGCCTACTTCCTGCCGCGCATCCTCTCCGGCGAACTCGACTTCGCGATCGGCTACAGCGAACCCGACGCCGGAACCGACCTCGCCGCGCTCAGGACCAAGGCCGTCCGGGAGGGCGACGAGGAGACCGGCCACTACACCGTCGACGGCCAGAAGATCTGGACCACCAACGGAGACACCGCCGACTGGGTGTGGCTCGCCGTCCGCACCGACCCCGACGCCCCGCCCCACAAGGGCATCACCATGCTCCTCGTCCCGACCTCCGACCCCGGCTACTCCTGCACACTCATCAACACGCTCGCCTCGCACGACACCACCGCGAGCTACTACGAGAACATCCGCGTCCCCGCCACGCGCCGGGTCGGCCGGGAGAACCAGGGCTGGCGGCTGATCACCAACCAGCTCAACCACGAGCGCGTCACCCTCGCCGCGCACGGCACCATGGCCATCCGCGCCCTGCACGACGTCCAGCGCTGGGCCATGGAGACCAAGCTCGGTGACGGCCGCCGCGTCGTCGACCTCCCCTGGGTGCGCCGCGGCCTCGCCCGCACGCACACGCGCCTCGACGCCATGAAGCTCATGAACTGGCAGATGGTGAACGCCGTCCAGCACGGCACCCTCACCCCGCAGGACGCCTCCGCCGTCAAGGTCTACGGCTCGGAGGCCCGCCGGGACGCCTACGCCGCGCTCATGGAGATCGTCGCCGTGCCCGGCGTCCTCAAGGAGGGCTCGGCCGGAGCCGTCCTGCACGGCGAACTCGAACGCGGCTACCGCTCCGCGGTGATCTTCACCTTCGGCGGCGGGAACAACGAGATCCAGCGGGAGATCATCGCCTGGATCGGACTGGGGATGCCCCGGGTGCGGCGCTAG
- a CDS encoding PucR family transcriptional regulator, with protein sequence MTERGNPVHHLHGYAEILADVSVTGRRLTRDEIESRRALGEQAADAGHGLRSLISEHLTAARAAWPQTNGGSTDTALGAVQQVIDAFAEGYERAQRQAVRQEEAARREFIDDLLYGRSDLGRLAERAVRFGLRLAHAHAVAVAEGPAAYDEGDAVAQQVERALIGRFGDRDILLTTKDGRLLCIAPGHQDDVLAYFAKQAHGATDGGRVAIGRPQPGPGGVVQSYEEALNALELAERLGLDDPVLRAADLLVYPVLTRDRQAMADLVLDALGPLRTARGGAQVLLDTLTAYFECGCVAAEAARRLTLSVRALTYRLERIHKLTGANPADPAHRYMLQTAVIGARLLDWPAREL encoded by the coding sequence GTGACCGAGCGGGGAAATCCCGTGCATCATCTGCACGGCTATGCCGAGATCCTGGCCGACGTCTCCGTCACCGGGCGACGTCTCACCCGCGACGAGATCGAGTCCCGGCGCGCCCTCGGGGAGCAGGCCGCGGACGCCGGCCACGGGTTGCGCAGTCTCATCAGCGAACACCTGACCGCCGCTCGTGCCGCCTGGCCTCAGACGAACGGCGGCTCAACCGACACCGCGCTCGGAGCGGTGCAGCAGGTGATAGACGCCTTCGCCGAGGGCTACGAACGCGCCCAGCGCCAGGCCGTACGCCAGGAAGAGGCGGCCCGCCGCGAGTTCATCGACGATCTCCTCTACGGACGCAGCGACCTGGGCCGCCTCGCCGAACGTGCCGTGCGCTTCGGGCTGCGGCTCGCGCACGCGCACGCCGTCGCCGTCGCCGAAGGGCCGGCCGCCTACGACGAGGGCGACGCGGTGGCGCAGCAGGTCGAACGCGCGCTCATCGGCCGGTTCGGCGACCGCGACATCCTCCTCACCACCAAGGACGGGCGGCTGCTGTGCATCGCCCCCGGCCACCAGGACGACGTCCTCGCCTATTTCGCCAAGCAGGCGCACGGGGCCACCGACGGCGGCCGTGTCGCCATCGGCCGGCCGCAGCCCGGCCCCGGCGGCGTCGTCCAGTCCTACGAGGAAGCCCTCAACGCCCTCGAACTGGCGGAGCGGCTCGGCCTCGACGATCCGGTTCTGCGCGCCGCGGACCTGCTGGTCTATCCGGTCCTGACCCGCGACCGCCAGGCCATGGCCGACCTCGTGCTCGACGCGCTCGGACCGCTCAGGACCGCCCGCGGCGGCGCACAGGTTCTCCTGGACACCCTGACCGCGTACTTCGAGTGCGGCTGCGTCGCCGCGGAGGCCGCCCGGCGTCTGACGCTGAGTGTGCGCGCCCTGACCTACCGCCTGGAACGCATCCACAAGCTCACCGGCGCCAACCCGGCCGACCCCGCCCACCGCTACATGCTGCAGACCGCGGTGATCGGAGCGCGGCTGCTGGACTGGCCGGCCCGGGAGCTCTGA
- a CDS encoding SigB/SigF/SigG family RNA polymerase sigma factor — translation MPTESTADHPHTDAVSVPRTAESVSADRGYDDSPETDALFARLVELDDGPERDTVRDELVRLWLPMAHRLAGRFRDRGEAIDDLRQVAALGLVKAVDRFDPVRGAFESYAIPTITGEVKRHFRDRMWAVRVPRRVQDLRNRVRLARRELSQRPGAAEPTSAEIAAHTRLTEEEVHDGLEAMESFSTLSLDAETGAADDGYSLGDTLGSTDSSFDTIVDREAAAKELRRLPERERAVLYMRFFEDMTQSRIGEKLGISQMHVSRLISRSCARVRKGALAQ, via the coding sequence GTGCCGACCGAAAGCACCGCAGACCACCCGCACACCGACGCCGTTTCTGTACCCCGGACCGCCGAATCCGTTTCCGCCGACCGCGGTTACGACGACTCGCCAGAGACCGACGCGCTCTTCGCCCGGCTGGTGGAGCTGGACGACGGGCCGGAGCGGGACACGGTGCGCGACGAACTGGTGCGTCTCTGGCTGCCCATGGCACACCGGCTTGCCGGCCGGTTCCGTGACCGCGGGGAAGCCATCGACGACCTGCGTCAGGTCGCCGCCCTGGGTCTGGTGAAGGCCGTCGACCGTTTCGATCCGGTCCGGGGCGCCTTCGAGAGCTATGCGATCCCGACGATCACCGGCGAGGTGAAACGTCACTTCCGTGACCGGATGTGGGCCGTACGTGTCCCGCGCCGCGTCCAGGACCTGCGCAACCGCGTACGGCTGGCACGCCGGGAGCTGAGCCAGCGGCCCGGCGCCGCCGAGCCGACCTCCGCGGAGATCGCCGCTCACACCCGCCTGACGGAAGAAGAGGTCCACGACGGGCTGGAGGCCATGGAGAGCTTCAGCACCCTCTCGCTGGACGCCGAGACAGGGGCCGCCGACGACGGTTACAGCCTCGGCGACACCCTGGGCAGTACCGACTCCTCCTTCGACACCATCGTCGACCGTGAGGCGGCGGCCAAGGAACTGCGCCGGCTTCCCGAGCGGGAGCGGGCCGTCCTCTACATGCGCTTCTTCGAGGACATGACGCAAAGCCGCATCGGCGAGAAGCTCGGCATCTCCCAGATGCACGTCTCCCGCCTCATCTCCCGCAGCTGCGCCCGCGTCCGCAAGGGGGCCCTGGCCCAGTGA
- a CDS encoding four-helix bundle copper-binding protein gives MTSTTSQQELFRFLEDRFVCAQACSQCARACALRASLMNPDGPEEQALVRRKGVLCAEVCEATCHMLSRQVGQDERDVRAQLEWCRDVCLECAEVFDGFPGAEGSAKTCRECAQACADFLATLS, from the coding sequence GTGACTTCCACTACATCCCAGCAGGAGCTCTTCCGCTTCCTGGAGGACCGCTTCGTCTGCGCCCAGGCCTGCAGCCAGTGCGCCCGGGCCTGCGCGCTGCGCGCGAGCCTCATGAATCCGGACGGGCCCGAGGAGCAGGCTCTGGTGCGGCGCAAGGGCGTGCTGTGCGCGGAGGTCTGCGAGGCGACCTGCCACATGCTGTCCCGGCAGGTCGGACAGGACGAGCGGGACGTCCGGGCCCAGCTGGAGTGGTGCCGTGACGTCTGCCTGGAGTGCGCGGAGGTCTTCGACGGGTTCCCCGGCGCGGAGGGCTCGGCCAAGACCTGCCGCGAGTGCGCGCAGGCCTGCGCGGACTTCCTCGCCACCCTGAGCTGA
- a CDS encoding ANTAR domain-containing protein gives MSQLLTLGHGEQPTGRPENGQIPQPGQPLRQGTQQAVVERATGVVMALGRLDAGQAGTVLSEVSRRTGIAQDRLAELLTVWAPTGDLNLGLRIALEEAIRDQHRAGPPRAEPVRGHPGDRTVREGGDHVVSRP, from the coding sequence ATGAGTCAGCTGTTGACCCTCGGTCACGGCGAACAGCCCACGGGCCGCCCGGAGAATGGGCAGATCCCGCAGCCGGGACAGCCGCTGCGACAGGGGACACAGCAGGCCGTGGTCGAGCGGGCCACGGGTGTGGTGATGGCCTTGGGACGGCTCGATGCGGGACAGGCCGGGACCGTCCTGTCCGAGGTTTCCCGGCGCACGGGCATCGCGCAGGACCGTCTTGCCGAACTGCTCACGGTCTGGGCCCCCACCGGCGACCTGAACCTGGGACTTCGGATCGCCCTGGAAGAGGCGATCCGCGACCAGCACCGTGCCGGCCCGCCGAGGGCGGAGCCGGTGCGGGGACACCCGGGTGACCGGACGGTTCGGGAGGGAGGGGACCATGTTGTCTCACGCCCTTGA
- a CDS encoding Gfo/Idh/MocA family protein, whose amino-acid sequence MMRTLGVAVVGFGWMGRVHTRAYARVPHHFPDLALRPTLVAVADEVPGRAEEAAERYGFATVARDWRELLADPRVEAVSVTAPNFLHREIGTAVAEAGRHLWIEKPVGRDADDARAVADAVAAAGVRGAVGFNYRCAPAVVAARELIASGELGDVTHARVRLLSDYAAHPESALTWRFERERGGSGVLGDLASHGVDLARFLLGEIEALVADTAVFVPRRPRPAGATAGHTRAAGGDLGPVENEDYVNCLLRFASGARGVLEACRVSVGEQNNYGFEVHGTKGAVFWDFRRMGELGVGRGTGYQDQPVDTVYVGPGAGEYGAFQPGAANSMGYDDLKVIEAYTFLRSIADGVSHGATPDDAVRSATALDAMARSAASGGWVAVGG is encoded by the coding sequence GTGATGCGTACGCTCGGTGTCGCCGTCGTGGGGTTCGGCTGGATGGGCCGGGTGCACACCCGGGCCTACGCGCGCGTGCCGCACCATTTCCCCGATCTCGCCCTGCGGCCCACGCTGGTGGCCGTGGCCGACGAGGTGCCCGGCCGGGCCGAGGAGGCGGCGGAGCGCTACGGCTTCGCCACCGTCGCCCGCGACTGGCGCGAGCTCCTCGCCGACCCCCGGGTCGAGGCCGTGAGCGTGACCGCGCCGAACTTCCTGCACCGCGAGATCGGCACGGCGGTGGCGGAGGCCGGCCGGCACCTCTGGATCGAGAAGCCGGTGGGACGGGACGCCGACGACGCCCGGGCGGTCGCCGACGCGGTCGCGGCGGCCGGGGTCCGGGGCGCGGTCGGCTTCAACTACCGTTGCGCGCCCGCCGTGGTGGCGGCCCGTGAGCTGATCGCCTCCGGCGAGCTCGGCGACGTCACGCACGCGCGCGTGCGGCTCCTCAGCGACTACGCGGCGCATCCGGAGTCGGCGCTCACCTGGCGCTTCGAACGGGAGCGGGGCGGCAGCGGGGTCCTCGGCGACCTGGCGTCGCACGGTGTCGACCTGGCCCGTTTCCTGCTCGGCGAGATCGAGGCACTGGTGGCGGACACCGCGGTGTTCGTGCCGCGGCGGCCCCGTCCCGCCGGGGCCACGGCGGGCCACACCCGCGCGGCGGGCGGTGACCTCGGGCCGGTGGAGAACGAGGACTACGTCAACTGCCTGCTGCGTTTCGCCTCCGGGGCGCGCGGTGTCCTGGAGGCGTGCCGGGTCTCGGTGGGCGAGCAGAACAACTACGGCTTCGAGGTGCACGGCACGAAGGGCGCGGTGTTCTGGGACTTCCGCCGCATGGGCGAACTGGGGGTCGGCCGCGGAACCGGCTACCAGGACCAGCCGGTCGACACCGTGTACGTCGGTCCTGGTGCCGGGGAGTACGGCGCCTTCCAGCCGGGCGCGGCGAACAGCATGGGCTACGACGACCTCAAGGTCATCGAGGCGTACACCTTCCTGCGGTCCATCGCGGACGGCGTGTCCCACGGCGCCACGCCGGACGACGCCGTCCGCAGCGCGACGGCGCTCGACGCGATGGCACGGTCCGCGGCGTCGGGCGGCTGGGTCGCGGTCGGCGGGTGA
- a CDS encoding type 1 glutamine amidotransferase domain-containing protein produces the protein MSKILFVMTGADHWTLADGTRHPTGFWAEEAAAPYEAFRAAGHDVVVATPGGVEPTMDQGSLAPEFNGGQEGSDRVARTVASMSELKHPVKLSDVDLDDYAAVFYPGGHGPMEDLSVDAESGGLLTAALESGKPLGVVCHGPAALLAATRDDGSNAFAGYRVTAFTNAEETQAGFADKAAWLLQDRLVDAGVDFQEGEAWAPKVVVDRNLVTGQNPASAAPLATELLKKLG, from the coding sequence ATGTCGAAGATCCTTTTTGTGATGACCGGCGCCGATCACTGGACGCTCGCCGACGGCACCCGGCACCCCACCGGTTTCTGGGCCGAGGAGGCCGCGGCTCCGTACGAGGCCTTCAGGGCCGCCGGTCACGACGTCGTCGTCGCCACGCCGGGCGGGGTCGAGCCGACGATGGACCAGGGCAGCCTGGCGCCCGAGTTCAACGGCGGCCAGGAGGGCTCCGACCGGGTCGCGCGCACCGTCGCGTCCATGAGCGAACTCAAGCACCCGGTCAAGCTGTCCGACGTGGATCTCGACGACTACGCCGCCGTGTTCTACCCGGGCGGCCACGGTCCGATGGAGGACCTGTCGGTCGACGCCGAATCGGGCGGGCTGCTCACCGCGGCGCTGGAGTCGGGCAAGCCGCTCGGCGTCGTGTGCCACGGTCCGGCGGCCCTGCTGGCCGCGACCCGGGACGACGGCTCCAACGCGTTCGCGGGCTACCGGGTCACGGCGTTCACCAACGCCGAGGAGACCCAGGCGGGTTTCGCGGACAAGGCCGCGTGGCTGCTCCAGGACCGGCTCGTCGACGCCGGCGTCGACTTCCAGGAGGGCGAGGCGTGGGCCCCGAAGGTCGTCGTCGACCGGAATCTCGTGACCGGCCAGAACCCCGCCTCCGCCGCCCCGCTCGCCACGGAGCTGCTGAAGAAGCTGGGCTGA